From the genome of Candidatus Krumholzibacteriota bacterium, one region includes:
- a CDS encoding histidinol-phosphate transaminase: MDFRDLLLPHLRNVRPYIPGKPVEELRRERNIEGEILKLASNENPNEPIEAIRLAIVEEIAQLNRYPNSGSYYLVHDIAAHLGVEPERIFVGNGSNEILDLMARAFVGPGDEIVYPYPSFLVYPIVAQLSAAKAVEVPLENHTIDLQAVREAMTQNTRMVFICNPNNPTSTYIGRNDVERFMNTVREETIIVFDEAYFEYVTADDYPDTIAMITDHPNIVVTRTFSKIYSLSGLRIGYAVADPGFVECMHRIRQPFNVNRIAQAAARAAIANADKVREIVEENRRELEFLTAEMEKLGFEVPPSQTNFILAFPPAGTSGLADALLDRGIIVRPMKPYGLGEETIRVSVGTPYENRRFVDVLREVL; encoded by the coding sequence ATGGATTTCAGGGATCTGCTGCTGCCGCACCTGAGGAACGTCAGGCCCTACATCCCCGGCAAGCCGGTCGAGGAGCTCAGACGCGAACGGAATATCGAAGGAGAGATCCTCAAGCTCGCGTCGAACGAGAACCCGAACGAGCCGATCGAGGCGATCCGCCTGGCGATCGTCGAGGAGATCGCCCAGCTCAACCGGTACCCGAACTCGGGGTCCTATTACCTCGTCCACGACATCGCCGCCCATCTCGGCGTCGAACCGGAGCGTATCTTCGTCGGCAACGGCTCGAACGAGATCCTCGACCTGATGGCCCGGGCATTCGTGGGACCAGGGGACGAGATCGTCTATCCCTACCCGAGTTTCCTCGTCTACCCGATCGTCGCCCAGCTCTCGGCGGCGAAAGCCGTCGAGGTGCCCCTCGAGAACCACACGATCGATCTCCAGGCCGTTCGAGAGGCGATGACCCAGAATACGCGGATGGTCTTCATCTGCAATCCCAACAACCCCACGTCGACCTACATCGGCCGGAACGACGTCGAGCGCTTCATGAACACCGTCCGGGAGGAGACGATCATCGTTTTCGACGAGGCCTACTTCGAATACGTCACGGCCGACGACTACCCCGACACGATCGCCATGATAACCGACCATCCGAACATCGTCGTCACGAGAACCTTCTCGAAGATATACTCGCTCTCGGGTCTCCGTATCGGGTATGCGGTCGCCGACCCGGGCTTCGTGGAATGCATGCATCGCATCAGGCAGCCCTTCAACGTCAACAGGATCGCGCAGGCGGCCGCGCGTGCGGCGATCGCGAACGCCGACAAGGTGCGCGAGATCGTCGAGGAGAACAGGCGCGAACTCGAATTCCTCACCGCGGAGATGGAGAAGCTCGGATTCGAGGTGCCGCCGTCGCAGACGAATTTCATCCTCGCGTTCCCTCCGGCGGGCACGTCCGGTCTCGCCGACGCGCTCCTCGACCGCGGCATCATCGTCCGGCCGATGAAACCCTACGGCCTCGGCGAGGAGACGATCCGCGTCTCCGTCGGCACTCCCTACGAGAACCGGCGCTTCGTCGACGTTCTCCGCGAGGTCCTCTGA
- the scpB gene encoding SMC-Scp complex subunit ScpB, producing the protein MTRDNTGDPMPTSRLERDIEALLFASDAPLPAARISAITGDTPTKDIREAIGALERWYRGSSRSFGIVEVAGGYQLTTLPEYAGIVGNLFRARRKMRLSQPALETLAIVAYKQPLSRVQIEEIRGVNCDGVISTLVERELITITGRGEGVGRPYLYSTTRKFLEYLGLKDFRDLPALEELEKEIERIDLIPAPEAEGAAPEGEENDPADADRGAPRGGGGETETA; encoded by the coding sequence ATGACGAGGGATAACACCGGCGATCCGATGCCGACCAGCCGTCTCGAACGCGATATCGAGGCGCTGCTCTTCGCCTCGGACGCGCCGCTTCCGGCGGCGCGGATTTCCGCCATCACGGGCGATACCCCGACGAAGGATATCCGGGAGGCCATCGGCGCGCTCGAGCGCTGGTACCGGGGCAGCTCCCGCAGCTTCGGAATCGTCGAGGTCGCGGGGGGATACCAGCTCACGACGCTTCCCGAGTACGCCGGGATCGTCGGCAATCTCTTCCGCGCAAGGCGCAAGATGCGCCTTTCGCAGCCGGCGCTCGAGACGCTCGCGATCGTCGCGTACAAGCAGCCGTTGAGCAGGGTGCAGATCGAGGAGATCCGGGGAGTGAACTGCGACGGCGTGATATCGACTCTCGTCGAGCGCGAGTTGATCACGATCACCGGACGGGGCGAGGGCGTCGGCCGTCCCTACCTCTATTCGACGACGAGGAAGTTCCTCGAGTATCTCGGGCTCAAGGATTTCAGGGATCTGCCGGCCCTCGAGGAACTGGAGAAGGAGATCGAGAGGATCGATCTCATCCCGGCGCCAGAGGCGGAGGGTGCCGCGCCGGAAGGCGAGGAAAACGATCCGGCGGACGCCGACCGCGGCGCACCCCGGGGAGGTGGCGGAGAGACGGAGACGGCATGA
- the ispH gene encoding 4-hydroxy-3-methylbut-2-enyl diphosphate reductase, which produces MTRRLEIIRSEHTGYCFGVKRAMRLIDEGLEAGGGEICTIGDVIHNPQAVERLRNRGLVPVRSLDEVGEDGVLVIRAHGVDPALVEEAGRRGIGLIDTTCPFVLRSQNYVRRLHEEGVPVIIIGDARHPEVQGIAGRAGEDAVILDDESAAADVGPYERAGVVIQTTFAREKAMAITEALRERVRDLRVYDTICQATVLRREATKRLAGKVDLMLVVGGRSSSNTKRLYRMCVDLGVPTEFIETADEIDPSWFAGRRIVGLATGTSTPDWIIEEVLDRLSRLSGE; this is translated from the coding sequence ATGACGCGACGGCTTGAGATCATACGCTCCGAGCATACCGGGTACTGCTTCGGCGTGAAGCGCGCGATGAGGCTGATCGACGAGGGCCTCGAGGCCGGAGGCGGGGAGATCTGCACGATCGGCGACGTCATCCACAATCCCCAGGCCGTCGAGCGGCTGCGGAACCGGGGGCTCGTTCCGGTCCGTTCGCTCGACGAGGTGGGGGAGGACGGCGTGCTCGTCATCCGGGCGCACGGCGTCGATCCGGCTCTCGTCGAGGAAGCCGGACGCCGTGGAATCGGGCTCATCGACACCACCTGCCCCTTCGTCCTCCGGAGCCAGAACTACGTCCGCCGCCTGCACGAGGAGGGCGTACCGGTCATCATCATCGGCGACGCGCGTCACCCCGAGGTCCAGGGGATCGCGGGACGGGCGGGTGAAGACGCCGTGATCCTCGACGACGAATCCGCCGCCGCGGACGTCGGTCCCTACGAGCGGGCGGGAGTGGTCATCCAGACGACATTCGCACGCGAGAAGGCGATGGCGATCACGGAGGCCCTCCGCGAACGGGTGCGGGATCTGCGCGTCTACGACACGATCTGCCAGGCGACCGTCCTCCGTCGCGAGGCCACGAAGCGCCTCGCGGGCAAGGTCGACCTGATGCTGGTCGTCGGCGGTCGAAGCAGTTCGAATACCAAGCGGCTCTATCGCATGTGCGTCGATCTCGGTGTGCCCACTGAATTTATCGAGACGGCGGACGAGATCGATCCCTCCTGGTTCGCGGGCCGGCGGATCGTCGGCCTCGCCACCGGCACCTCCACTCCGGACTGGATCATCGAGGAGGTCCTCGACCGTCTTTCGCGCCTTTCCGGCGAGTGA
- a CDS encoding rRNA pseudouridine synthase yields the protein MSGPVRINRFLASAGLGSRRSCEELIRHGRVTVNGRAVEGLGDTVDPERDLVTVDGTRVEIGESTVVLVLNKPTGVLSTVEDTHGRATVIDIAREAGWTARVFPVGRLDKETSGVILLTNDGELTHRLTHPRYKVEKTYRVVVEGDINDESVASVAAGVRTRELVTMPCRVTVISRGGGESELEVTISEGKKRQVRRMFAAVGHAVKRLHRSTIADLAFEDVASGAIRPLTAEEEKKLRDLTGLR from the coding sequence ATGAGTGGACCTGTCAGGATCAACCGCTTTCTCGCATCGGCGGGACTCGGCTCCCGCCGCTCCTGCGAGGAGCTGATCAGGCACGGACGGGTCACCGTGAACGGCCGTGCGGTCGAGGGACTCGGAGACACGGTCGATCCGGAACGGGACCTCGTCACCGTCGACGGCACGCGAGTCGAAATCGGGGAATCGACGGTCGTCCTCGTCCTCAACAAGCCGACAGGCGTCCTCAGCACCGTCGAGGACACGCACGGGCGCGCGACCGTGATCGATATCGCGCGCGAGGCCGGATGGACGGCGCGCGTCTTTCCCGTCGGGCGGCTCGACAAGGAGACCTCGGGCGTCATCCTGTTGACCAACGACGGGGAGTTGACGCACCGGCTCACCCACCCGCGATACAAGGTCGAGAAGACCTACCGCGTGGTCGTCGAGGGCGACATAAACGACGAATCGGTCGCTTCCGTCGCCGCGGGCGTCAGAACGAGAGAGCTCGTGACGATGCCGTGCCGGGTGACGGTGATCTCGCGCGGCGGCGGCGAAAGCGAGCTGGAAGTGACGATCAGCGAAGGAAAGAAGCGCCAGGTGAGACGGATGTTCGCCGCCGTCGGACACGCCGTGAAGAGGCTGCACCGGTCGACGATCGCCGATCTCGCGTTCGAGGACGTGGCCTCGGGTGCGATCAGGCCGCTGACCGCCGAGGAGGAGAAGAAACTCAGGGACCTCACCGGCCTGCGGTGA
- the uvrC gene encoding excinuclease ABC subunit UvrC, with protein sequence MSSARIDNLRKTAKRLPASPGVYLMKNAAGRVVYVGKAGKLSNRVQSYLQDEAGLDPKTRALMRTVETIDFIATGNEVEALVLEYNLIQEHRPRYNIRLKDDKRYPYLRLSVKDPFPRLELTREIASDGAEYFGPYTDVRAVRRTMDLIGRLFPLRKCHTATFSTARKRECLNFRIERCLGPCTGRVDEKEYGRLVRSVRLFLRGRNTELLETLGKRMKTLAAAMRYEEAAVVRNQIRGIERITERQYVSLPSGGDEDVIAIRREGNRACGVVMKVREGRLLGSEAFLFSADAAAGDAEVREAFVTHYYRRSTDIPPRILVDGDLADGGIVERFLSKRVERRVVVHTPKRGGSARLVGLAASNAALKLLPPARTESAALLREVRTALGLPREPERIEAFDISTIQGSDAVGSMVTFVKGRASRSGYRRFRIRTVEASDDLAMMEEVVYRRLHRLKETRDRTPDLLLVDGGTGQLAAARRGMDRAEVTNIPVVSLAKKREEIFLEGEKKPIRLSRRSPVLRLLQRARDEAHRFAVEYHRRLRGKRLVTSEIDGIPGIGETRRIQLLIAFGSVERLREATVEEIAAVPGIGPRTARRVHEHLS encoded by the coding sequence TTGTCAAGCGCGCGCATCGATAATCTCAGGAAAACGGCGAAGCGCCTTCCGGCCTCCCCGGGCGTCTACCTGATGAAGAACGCCGCCGGGCGGGTCGTGTACGTCGGCAAGGCCGGGAAGCTCTCGAACAGGGTGCAGAGCTACCTCCAGGACGAGGCGGGGCTAGACCCCAAGACGCGCGCGCTGATGCGGACGGTCGAGACGATCGATTTCATCGCCACCGGCAACGAGGTCGAGGCGCTCGTCCTCGAGTACAATCTCATCCAGGAACATCGCCCTCGATACAACATCAGGCTGAAGGACGACAAGCGGTATCCCTATCTCAGGCTGTCGGTGAAGGATCCCTTTCCCCGTCTCGAACTCACGCGCGAGATCGCTTCCGACGGCGCCGAATATTTCGGCCCCTACACGGACGTCAGGGCCGTCCGGCGCACGATGGATCTGATCGGACGCCTCTTCCCGCTCCGGAAATGCCACACGGCGACCTTCTCGACGGCGAGAAAGCGCGAATGCCTCAATTTCCGGATAGAACGGTGCCTCGGGCCCTGCACGGGCAGGGTCGACGAAAAGGAGTACGGACGGCTCGTGCGTTCGGTCCGGCTGTTTCTCCGCGGACGGAACACCGAGCTCCTCGAAACCCTCGGGAAGAGGATGAAGACCCTCGCCGCGGCCATGCGATACGAGGAGGCCGCGGTCGTACGCAACCAGATACGCGGCATCGAGCGTATCACCGAGCGCCAGTACGTTTCCCTGCCGTCGGGAGGCGACGAGGACGTCATCGCGATCAGGAGGGAGGGGAACAGGGCCTGCGGCGTCGTGATGAAGGTGCGCGAGGGCCGGTTGCTCGGATCGGAGGCCTTCCTGTTCTCCGCTGATGCCGCGGCCGGGGACGCCGAGGTGCGCGAGGCGTTCGTGACGCACTACTACCGCCGGTCGACTGACATTCCGCCGCGGATCCTCGTCGACGGCGACCTGGCCGACGGCGGGATCGTCGAACGGTTCCTCTCCAAACGGGTGGAGAGACGGGTCGTCGTGCATACGCCGAAGCGCGGCGGGTCCGCCCGCCTCGTCGGCCTCGCCGCGAGCAATGCGGCCCTGAAGCTGCTGCCGCCCGCGAGAACGGAATCGGCCGCGCTCCTTCGCGAGGTCCGCACCGCGCTCGGCCTGCCCCGTGAACCCGAGCGCATCGAGGCCTTCGACATCTCGACGATCCAGGGCAGCGACGCGGTCGGTTCGATGGTGACCTTCGTGAAGGGGCGCGCGAGCCGTTCGGGATACCGCCGCTTCCGGATCAGGACGGTCGAGGCGAGCGACGATCTCGCGATGATGGAGGAGGTCGTCTACCGGCGTCTCCACCGGCTGAAGGAGACGAGGGACCGCACGCCCGACCTGCTGCTCGTCGACGGAGGAACGGGACAGCTCGCCGCGGCGAGACGGGGGATGGACCGGGCGGAGGTGACGAACATCCCCGTCGTCTCGCTCGCGAAGAAGCGCGAGGAGATCTTCCTGGAGGGGGAAAAGAAGCCGATCAGGCTGTCGCGGCGCTCGCCCGTGCTGCGCCTGCTTCAGCGGGCGCGCGACGAAGCCCACCGGTTCGCGGTGGAATACCACCGTCGTCTCCGCGGCAAGCGCCTGGTGACGAGCGAGATCGACGGGATCCCCGGTATCGGCGAAACGCGAAGGATCCAGCTTCTCATCGCCTTCGGGAGCGTCGAGCGGCTCCGCGAGGCGACGGTCGAGGAGATCGCAGCGGTGCCCGGCATCGGACCGCGAACGGCGAGGAGGGTCCATGAGCACCTCTCCTGA
- a CDS encoding tyrosine recombinase XerD, with translation MSTSPEGGGAPIARLVDLYLDHLAAERGLSCLTVEAYGGDLARYAAYMRSRGLDGPSGIDLDSTLRYIAGLDAALSGATKSRIISAIRGFHRFLYVEGVIDRLETAEIASPRGRRRIPFVLTQEETAQLLDRPGEDVLGLRDRALLETDYSTGMRVSELCGLTLERIDTEQRLVRIRGKGGRERIVPVGRRAFEALGRYLAESRPSLLRTPTPYVFLNYRGGRLSRVSFWKMLKKYAVEAGLPAETTPHTLRHSFATHLIEGGADLRAVQELLGHASIATTQIYTRLDMDYLLEVHRTFHPRG, from the coding sequence ATGAGCACCTCTCCTGAGGGAGGCGGCGCGCCGATCGCCCGCCTCGTCGATCTCTACCTCGATCATCTCGCCGCGGAGCGGGGACTGAGTTGCCTGACCGTCGAGGCCTACGGCGGCGATCTCGCCCGGTACGCGGCCTACATGAGGTCACGCGGCCTCGACGGCCCGTCCGGTATCGATCTCGATTCGACCCTCCGGTACATCGCCGGGCTCGACGCGGCGCTCAGCGGCGCGACGAAATCGAGGATCATCTCGGCGATCCGGGGATTTCACCGGTTCCTCTACGTCGAGGGCGTCATCGACCGTCTCGAGACGGCGGAAATCGCGTCGCCGAGGGGCCGGCGGCGCATCCCATTCGTTCTCACGCAGGAAGAGACGGCGCAGCTGCTCGATCGGCCGGGAGAGGACGTTCTCGGCCTGCGTGACCGCGCGCTCCTCGAGACCGATTACTCGACGGGGATGCGGGTGTCAGAGCTCTGCGGCCTCACCCTCGAACGCATCGACACCGAGCAGCGTCTCGTACGCATCCGGGGCAAGGGGGGACGGGAGCGGATCGTGCCGGTCGGCCGCCGGGCGTTCGAGGCCCTCGGGCGATACCTCGCCGAATCCCGGCCGTCGTTGCTGCGCACGCCGACGCCGTACGTCTTCCTCAACTACCGAGGCGGCCGCCTCTCCCGCGTCTCCTTCTGGAAGATGCTGAAGAAATACGCCGTCGAGGCGGGGTTGCCGGCCGAGACGACGCCGCACACCCTTCGGCATTCATTCGCCACGCATCTCATCGAAGGCGGGGCGGATCTCCGGGCCGTCCAGGAACTGCTCGGCCATGCGAGCATCGCGACGACGCAGATATACACGCGACTCGACATGGACTACCTGCTCGAGGTCCACCGCACCTTCCATCCGCGGGGATAG
- a CDS encoding segregation/condensation protein A, translated as MSYHVRLTQFEGPLDLLLHLIRRDKINVYDINISHITREYLSYIEIMQELQLEVAGEFFVMAATLMRIKAQMLLPRRPVGEEEEEDPREELVRNLLEYKRFKEAAKNFKEMEEDRRLVFTRPPADPPEDVSGEPPELSVSLFDLIEAFRKVMDDLRKQTPFRIEKESWTIEEKREAIGRRIREGSELLFSELFGRGTTRIEIIVTFLALLEMVRLGEVVARQMDRGGGIWLYRPGDAPRPGPGEETRDDEG; from the coding sequence ATGAGTTACCACGTTCGCCTCACCCAGTTCGAAGGGCCGCTCGATCTGCTCCTGCACCTGATCCGCAGGGACAAGATCAATGTGTACGACATCAATATCTCGCACATTACGCGCGAGTATCTCTCCTATATCGAGATCATGCAGGAACTCCAGCTCGAGGTGGCGGGGGAGTTCTTCGTGATGGCGGCCACCCTGATGCGCATCAAGGCGCAGATGCTGCTTCCCCGCCGGCCGGTCGGCGAGGAGGAGGAAGAGGACCCGCGGGAGGAACTCGTCAGGAATCTCCTGGAATACAAGAGATTCAAGGAGGCCGCGAAAAATTTCAAGGAGATGGAGGAGGACCGGCGACTCGTCTTCACGCGCCCGCCGGCGGATCCGCCCGAGGATGTCTCGGGGGAACCGCCGGAACTCTCCGTCTCCCTCTTCGACCTGATCGAGGCCTTCCGGAAGGTCATGGACGATCTGCGGAAGCAGACCCCGTTCAGGATCGAGAAGGAGAGCTGGACGATCGAGGAAAAGCGCGAGGCGATCGGACGCCGGATCCGGGAAGGATCGGAGCTTCTCTTCAGCGAGCTCTTCGGGCGCGGAACGACGCGGATCGAGATCATCGTGACCTTCCTCGCCCTGCTCGAGATGGTTCGTCTCGGCGAGGTCGTCGCGCGGCAGATGGATCGGGGCGGCGGCATCTGGTTGTATCGGCCCGGCGATGCGCCTCGGCCAGGCCCCGGGGAGGAGACACGGGATGACGAGGGATAA
- a CDS encoding (d)CMP kinase — MREDGNGIIRRMIITLDGPAGSGKSTTARLLAKRLGLVYLDTGAMYRAVTLALERRGGDPGDADAATAAARESTIEFRTVDGAPACHLDGENVEKAIRGPAVSRNVSPVSRHAGVRREMVRLQRAIGRRGGVVAEGRDTGSTVFPWAHLKVYLVADMDARASRRLNQNRYLGLDGDLDSVRENLASRDRIDSGREHSPLVQPAGAIVVDTSRVTIDEQVAMIEEEARMEAERLDALAVPSGKRNRNARMRVYFRLSQMLVRTIARVLFGLRIVGAENLRWREHYLFACNHISYADPPVVGCALDRETWFVAKKELFSNRLFAWLIRTYHAIEIDRDGFDRRALQRILELLASGESALMFPEGTRSRTGRLGTVKSGLGMIAIKSRVPVVPVYVTGTNALRACIARRRRLEVRIGPPVRIPPGWEPEDRKQAYATFARMVQEEIGMLRDDATA, encoded by the coding sequence ATGCGGGAAGACGGCAACGGCATCATCCGGCGCATGATCATCACCCTCGACGGCCCGGCCGGTTCGGGGAAGAGCACGACGGCGCGCCTTCTCGCCAAACGGCTCGGACTCGTCTATCTCGACACGGGAGCGATGTACCGGGCGGTCACGCTCGCCCTCGAGAGGCGCGGCGGCGATCCCGGAGACGCGGACGCGGCGACCGCCGCCGCGCGGGAATCGACGATCGAGTTCAGGACCGTCGACGGCGCCCCGGCATGCCACCTCGACGGGGAGAACGTCGAGAAGGCGATCCGCGGACCGGCGGTTTCCCGGAACGTCTCGCCGGTGAGCCGTCATGCGGGCGTCAGGCGCGAAATGGTCCGTCTGCAACGCGCGATCGGCAGGCGGGGAGGCGTCGTGGCAGAGGGACGCGACACCGGGTCGACCGTGTTCCCGTGGGCGCACCTCAAGGTCTACCTCGTTGCCGACATGGACGCCAGGGCGAGCAGGCGGCTCAATCAGAACCGGTACCTCGGGCTGGATGGCGATCTCGATTCCGTGCGGGAGAACCTCGCGTCTCGCGACCGCATCGACTCGGGACGGGAGCACAGTCCGCTCGTGCAGCCGGCGGGCGCGATCGTCGTGGACACCTCCCGGGTGACGATCGACGAACAGGTCGCGATGATCGAGGAGGAGGCCCGGATGGAGGCGGAGCGGCTCGATGCCCTGGCCGTTCCTTCAGGCAAACGCAACCGGAACGCCCGCATGCGGGTGTACTTCCGCCTCTCGCAGATGCTCGTCAGGACGATCGCCAGAGTTCTCTTCGGACTCCGCATCGTCGGCGCGGAGAACCTGCGGTGGCGTGAACACTACCTGTTCGCATGCAATCACATCTCGTACGCCGATCCGCCCGTCGTCGGGTGCGCGCTCGACCGGGAAACGTGGTTCGTCGCGAAGAAGGAGCTGTTCAGCAACCGTCTGTTCGCCTGGCTTATCCGCACGTACCACGCCATCGAGATCGATCGCGACGGGTTCGACAGGCGGGCGCTCCAGCGCATCCTCGAACTCCTCGCTTCGGGGGAATCCGCCCTGATGTTTCCCGAGGGAACGCGCTCGCGCACGGGACGGCTCGGCACGGTGAAGAGCGGCCTCGGCATGATCGCCATCAAGTCGCGCGTTCCGGTCGTGCCGGTCTACGTGACCGGGACGAACGCCCTCCGAGCGTGCATCGCCCGCCGGCGACGGCTCGAGGTGCGCATCGGCCCGCCCGTGCGCATTCCGCCAGGCTGGGAACCGGAAGACCGCAAGCAGGCGTACGCCACCTTCGCGAGAATGGTGCAGGAGGAGATCGGGATGTTGCGAGATGACGCGACGGCTTGA
- a CDS encoding 30S ribosomal protein S1 — protein sequence MTDETFSTQEQGPEDLGKTGESEGSTSTKAGTSGSYLDMFEPVPAEELDEDGRMDEDWETMYKEITEKADTLREGKIVSGTVYAVNDKEVILDVGFKSEGTIPYNEFVNCEEVKPGDVFDVFLEKMENQDGLIVLSKEKADFLKAWDTIKESYDQMRVVTTKVDRRIKGGLVVKLLGVDAFLPGSQIALRQVPNLDELIGEELEAKIIKLNKRRRNIVVSRRVVLEEEREKKKKKLLAELQVGETREGVVKNITDFGAFVDLGGIDGLLHLTDLTWGRVSHPSEVVAIGDKLSVKILDFDPERERISLGLKQLTPYPWEGVDERYPVGNTIRGKVVSITDYGAFVELEKGVEGLIHISEMSWTRHVKHPSKIVAIGDTVEAVVLNVDKEHEKISLGLKQLEPDPWKQLEGKYPPGTRLKGKVRNLTNFGAFVEIEDGIDGLVHISDMSWAKRIRHPSEMVRKGDDIEVVVLDIDSDKRRISLGMKQTRENPWSALAKEYGIGTEVDGTISRILDRGCVVELRNDVEGFVPLSHLGIDNLKKPTEHFEPGAKLPLKVIKMDPQNKRIVLSVNAWLESRGPEEAAEFAGRFPKRELPPEEEAPAGGGVASEDDDIDFDDDYDVEESNVEAASDEEIVDEDEEADAEDGAGEDDDKS from the coding sequence ATGACGGACGAAACATTCTCAACGCAGGAACAGGGCCCCGAGGATCTCGGGAAAACAGGCGAAAGCGAGGGCAGCACGTCGACGAAAGCCGGCACGTCCGGCTCGTACCTCGACATGTTCGAACCGGTCCCGGCCGAGGAACTCGACGAAGACGGCAGGATGGACGAGGACTGGGAGACGATGTACAAGGAGATCACCGAGAAGGCCGATACGCTTCGCGAAGGCAAGATCGTCAGCGGCACCGTCTACGCCGTGAACGACAAGGAAGTCATCCTCGACGTCGGATTCAAGAGCGAGGGGACGATTCCCTACAACGAGTTCGTGAATTGCGAGGAAGTCAAGCCCGGTGACGTCTTCGACGTGTTCCTCGAGAAGATGGAGAACCAGGACGGCCTGATCGTGCTCTCCAAGGAGAAGGCCGACTTCCTGAAGGCGTGGGATACGATCAAGGAATCCTACGACCAGATGCGGGTCGTCACCACGAAGGTCGACCGCCGCATCAAGGGCGGGCTCGTCGTCAAGCTGCTCGGCGTCGACGCCTTCCTGCCCGGTTCGCAGATCGCTCTCAGGCAGGTTCCGAACCTCGACGAGCTGATCGGCGAGGAACTCGAGGCCAAGATCATCAAGCTGAACAAGCGGCGCCGCAACATCGTCGTATCGCGCCGCGTGGTCCTCGAGGAGGAGCGGGAGAAGAAGAAGAAGAAGCTGCTGGCCGAGCTGCAGGTGGGCGAGACGCGCGAGGGCGTCGTGAAGAACATTACCGACTTCGGCGCATTCGTCGATCTCGGCGGCATCGACGGCCTGCTGCACCTCACCGACCTCACCTGGGGCCGCGTGAGCCATCCCTCCGAGGTCGTGGCGATCGGCGACAAGCTGAGCGTCAAGATCCTCGATTTCGATCCGGAACGCGAGCGGATCTCGCTGGGCCTCAAGCAGCTTACCCCGTACCCGTGGGAGGGCGTCGACGAGCGCTACCCGGTCGGCAACACGATCCGGGGCAAGGTCGTCTCGATCACCGATTACGGCGCCTTCGTCGAGCTGGAGAAGGGCGTCGAGGGACTCATCCACATCTCGGAGATGTCCTGGACGCGCCACGTCAAGCACCCGTCGAAGATCGTCGCGATCGGCGACACGGTCGAGGCGGTCGTCTTGAACGTGGACAAGGAGCACGAGAAGATCTCCCTCGGACTCAAGCAGCTCGAGCCCGATCCGTGGAAGCAGCTCGAGGGCAAGTACCCTCCCGGCACACGCCTGAAGGGCAAGGTCCGGAACCTCACCAATTTCGGCGCCTTCGTCGAGATCGAGGACGGCATAGACGGCCTCGTGCACATCTCGGACATGTCCTGGGCCAAGCGCATCCGCCACCCGTCGGAAATGGTGCGCAAGGGTGACGACATCGAGGTCGTCGTTCTCGATATCGACAGCGACAAGCGGCGTATCAGCCTCGGCATGAAGCAGACCCGCGAGAATCCGTGGTCGGCCCTGGCCAAGGAGTACGGCATCGGCACCGAGGTCGACGGGACGATCTCCCGCATCCTCGACCGCGGCTGCGTCGTGGAGCTCCGCAACGACGTCGAGGGTTTCGTGCCCCTGTCGCATCTCGGCATCGACAACCTGAAGAAGCCGACGGAACACTTCGAGCCGGGGGCGAAGCTTCCGCTCAAGGTCATCAAGATGGATCCGCAGAACAAGCGGATCGTCCTCAGCGTCAACGCGTGGCTCGAGTCGCGCGGACCCGAGGAGGCCGCCGAATTCGCCGGCCGGTTCCCGAAACGGGAACTCCCGCCGGAGGAGGAGGCCCCCGCCGGGGGTGGCGTCGCCTCGGAGGACGACGACATCGACTTCGACGACGATTACGATGTTGAGGAGTCGAACGTCGAGGCCGCATCCGACGAGGAGATCGTCGACGAGGACGAGGAAGCGGACGCGGAAGACGGAGCCGGGGAGGACGACGACAAGTCCTGA